One stretch of Microvirga lotononidis DNA includes these proteins:
- a CDS encoding ABC transporter substrate-binding protein — protein MALGLGLSGGAMAQTKEIRVLLANHPYGDILKAAIPQFEQQSGIKVNVESLQESQLSTKLTTEFATNSSSVDVFMTRPLQDGKLFAKNKWYEPLSGYDFSDYPANTVSIVTYDGKPNIVPLVTEWQVLFYRKDLLEAAGIKVPTNFDELAAAAEKLNTGGVAGLASRGKGAAAVTQLSSYVYNFGGQYLDKGVAVFDSKEAVDGIRYYGKVVGSYGPRGVTSMSWENILPLFQAGRIAMWTDASVFYGQITDPAKTSLGADKIGIANFPAGPKTNSPFYATSWGIAVASQSKKKDLAKTFLDWATSKELAAKAMVGNITMARTSVWEDPAVVAKVDPGLVETRAFVAKNGYPTDRPFMSAVGEARDLIGEIVLESINTKGASPQIDEMAKDRAAKVNKLLRDTGEYGQ, from the coding sequence ATGGCCCTCGGACTGGGTCTGAGCGGTGGTGCGATGGCCCAGACGAAGGAAATTCGCGTCCTTCTGGCCAACCATCCCTATGGCGATATCCTCAAGGCGGCAATTCCGCAGTTCGAGCAGCAGAGCGGAATTAAGGTGAATGTCGAGAGCCTGCAGGAAAGCCAGCTCTCGACCAAGCTGACCACCGAGTTCGCCACGAATTCGTCGTCTGTCGACGTTTTCATGACTCGCCCGCTGCAGGACGGAAAACTCTTCGCCAAGAACAAGTGGTATGAGCCACTCAGCGGGTATGACTTCTCCGACTACCCGGCGAATACGGTGAGCATCGTGACCTACGACGGCAAGCCGAACATCGTTCCGCTGGTCACGGAGTGGCAGGTCCTGTTCTATCGCAAGGACCTTCTGGAAGCCGCAGGGATCAAGGTCCCGACGAATTTCGACGAGCTGGCAGCCGCTGCGGAGAAGCTCAACACCGGAGGCGTGGCGGGCCTCGCATCCCGCGGCAAGGGCGCCGCGGCGGTGACCCAGCTGTCGAGCTATGTCTATAATTTCGGCGGCCAGTACCTCGACAAGGGCGTTGCTGTCTTCGACTCGAAGGAGGCTGTCGACGGCATTCGCTATTATGGCAAGGTCGTCGGAAGCTACGGCCCCCGCGGTGTGACGTCCATGTCGTGGGAAAACATCCTGCCGTTGTTCCAGGCAGGCCGGATCGCCATGTGGACGGATGCGTCCGTCTTCTATGGTCAGATCACCGATCCCGCGAAGACGTCGCTCGGGGCCGACAAGATCGGCATCGCCAACTTCCCGGCTGGACCTAAGACCAATTCTCCCTTCTACGCGACCTCCTGGGGAATTGCTGTAGCGAGCCAGTCGAAGAAGAAAGACTTGGCCAAGACCTTCCTCGATTGGGCGACCAGCAAGGAGCTGGCGGCAAAGGCGATGGTCGGCAACATCACGATGGCACGCACGTCCGTCTGGGAAGATCCTGCCGTCGTCGCCAAGGTCGATCCCGGCCTGGTCGAGACGCGCGCGTTCGTGGCAAAGAACGGCTATCCCACCGATCGCCCCTTCATGAGCGCAGTCGGCGAGGCCCGCGACCTGATCGGCGAGATCGTTCTTGAATCGATCAACACGAAGGGTGCTTCGCCGCAGATCGACGAGATGGCCAAGGACCGTGCCGCCAAGGTCAACAAGCTGCTGCGCGATACGGGCGAGTACGGACAGTAA
- a CDS encoding carbohydrate ABC transporter permease: MTQNSYADSNIRWIYPLPAILFVALLMVFPVLYTTYISLTNWTLTSGAAPSFVGLDNYAQVLIEPRFLQALWRTMVFTVSAVAVEAVLGVAAALLLNRAFVGRSVVKLLLLLPLVATPVAVGIVFNLFYDPTIGLANYVLEALGLPPSSWISAASTVIFSLVVVDVWQWTPMITLIVLAGLAALSDEPAEAARIDGANEWQIIRLITIPMVMPVIITAVILRLIDALKTFDIIFAMTGGGPGYASETLNLIGYKYSFEYFRMGQAAVILVVLFLVVLACSVAITRLNKRTAT; the protein is encoded by the coding sequence ATGACCCAGAACAGTTACGCGGACAGCAACATCCGATGGATCTATCCTCTGCCGGCGATCCTATTCGTCGCGTTGCTGATGGTCTTTCCGGTCCTCTACACCACCTATATCAGTCTGACGAACTGGACGCTGACGTCGGGCGCTGCGCCATCGTTCGTCGGTCTCGACAACTATGCTCAGGTTTTGATCGAGCCCCGCTTCCTGCAGGCCTTGTGGCGCACGATGGTTTTCACCGTCTCGGCCGTGGCAGTTGAGGCCGTGCTCGGGGTGGCGGCCGCTTTGTTGCTGAATCGAGCCTTCGTGGGGCGGAGCGTGGTCAAGCTGCTGCTTCTCCTGCCCCTGGTCGCGACACCGGTCGCGGTGGGCATCGTTTTCAATCTCTTCTACGATCCGACGATCGGATTGGCCAATTACGTTCTGGAGGCGCTCGGGCTGCCGCCCAGCTCCTGGATCTCCGCTGCCAGCACGGTCATATTCTCCCTCGTGGTCGTCGATGTGTGGCAATGGACTCCCATGATCACGCTGATCGTGCTCGCCGGCCTTGCCGCCCTTTCTGACGAGCCGGCAGAGGCCGCACGCATCGACGGCGCAAACGAGTGGCAGATCATCCGGCTCATCACGATCCCAATGGTCATGCCGGTCATTATCACGGCCGTCATCCTGCGTCTGATCGATGCCCTCAAGACCTTCGACATCATTTTCGCAATGACGGGCGGTGGCCCGGGCTACGCGTCGGAGACGCTCAACCTCATCGGCTACAAGTACAGCTTCGAATATTTCCGAATGGGCCAGGCTGCTGTCATTCTGGTGGTGCTCTTTCTCGTCGTCCTTGCGTGCAGCGTGGCGATCACACGCCTCAACAAGCGAACCGCGACCTGA
- a CDS encoding carbohydrate ABC transporter permease: protein MKKVGLRILFYAAVVLLAAIVLLPFLWMLISSLKTQVDIVAWPPKFVFSPTVQNYYKVFEEQDFIRYFINSTVVALFAVGVSLLLGLPAAYSIARFSQKRLALVILLARLMPGISFLMPWYIIFSRLGLMDTYVALVLSHVLIALPIVVWIMSSYFETIPIELEESAMVDGASRHYIFLRIILPLSGPGIITATTLAFIFSWNNFLFSQVLSMEKTRTLPIAVFNFLSYADIDWGGVMAASVTIMAPALVLTMIFQRYVVSGLTMGAVKG, encoded by the coding sequence ATGAAAAAAGTTGGACTCAGAATTCTGTTTTACGCGGCAGTCGTCCTGCTGGCTGCGATTGTGTTGCTGCCGTTCCTATGGATGCTGATCTCTTCGCTCAAGACGCAGGTCGACATCGTTGCGTGGCCTCCCAAGTTCGTCTTCAGCCCAACGGTCCAGAATTACTACAAGGTCTTCGAAGAGCAGGATTTCATCCGCTACTTCATCAATTCGACCGTCGTTGCGCTATTCGCGGTGGGCGTGTCCCTTCTGCTCGGCCTTCCGGCCGCCTATTCCATTGCGCGGTTCTCCCAAAAGCGGCTCGCGCTGGTAATCCTTCTGGCGCGGCTGATGCCGGGAATCTCGTTCCTGATGCCGTGGTACATCATCTTCTCCCGTCTCGGACTGATGGACACCTATGTGGCGCTGGTCTTGAGCCATGTTCTGATCGCCCTTCCCATCGTGGTCTGGATCATGTCGAGCTACTTCGAGACCATTCCCATTGAGCTCGAGGAATCGGCGATGGTCGATGGCGCCTCGCGCCACTACATCTTCCTCCGGATCATTCTCCCCCTGTCCGGACCTGGCATCATCACGGCCACGACCTTGGCTTTCATCTTTTCCTGGAACAACTTCCTCTTTTCTCAGGTGCTCAGCATGGAGAAGACGAGGACGCTGCCGATCGCGGTGTTCAATTTCCTCTCTTATGCCGACATCGATTGGGGTGGCGTGATGGCAGCATCCGTGACGATCATGGCGCCCGCCCTTGTTCTAACGATGATCTTCCAGCGCTACGTTGTGAGCGGCCTCACCATGGGAGCCGTTAAGGGATAG
- a CDS encoding ABC transporter ATP-binding protein: protein MASLQIVDVRKAYGSTKVIHGVDIAIEDGEFVILVGPSGCGKSTLLRMIAGLESISGGEIRIGSKVVNDMPPKERDIAMVFQNYALYPHMTVADNMAFSMKLRKASKTEIEERVGKAAQILGLTKLLDRYPRQLSGGQRQRVAMGRAIVRDPQVFLFDEPLSNLDAKLRVQMRTEIKQLHQRLKTTTVYVTHDQIEAMTMADKIVVMHDGIVEQIGAPLELYDRPANLFVAGFIGSPSMNFLKGRLQGGRFISENGTSLPVANAPAASDGKPVIYGVRPEHFILDEANGLPAEVAVVEPTGSETQVFAKFGGADVVGVFRERVDAQPGQQIRVTPDPRLVHLFDEQTGKRL from the coding sequence ATGGCTTCACTCCAGATCGTCGATGTTCGTAAGGCCTACGGCTCGACCAAAGTCATCCACGGCGTCGATATCGCCATCGAGGATGGCGAATTCGTCATCCTGGTCGGTCCGTCAGGCTGCGGAAAGTCGACTCTCCTGCGTATGATCGCGGGTCTCGAAAGCATCTCCGGCGGGGAAATCCGGATCGGCTCGAAGGTGGTCAACGACATGCCGCCGAAAGAGCGCGACATCGCCATGGTGTTCCAGAACTACGCCCTCTACCCGCACATGACGGTCGCCGACAACATGGCCTTCTCCATGAAGCTGAGGAAGGCGTCGAAGACGGAGATCGAAGAGCGCGTCGGCAAGGCTGCGCAGATCCTCGGCCTGACCAAGCTGCTCGACCGCTACCCGCGCCAGCTCTCCGGCGGCCAGCGCCAGCGCGTCGCGATGGGCCGGGCCATCGTGCGCGACCCGCAGGTGTTCCTGTTCGACGAGCCCTTGTCCAACCTCGACGCAAAGCTGCGGGTGCAGATGCGCACCGAGATCAAGCAGTTGCACCAGCGCCTGAAGACCACCACCGTGTATGTGACGCATGACCAGATCGAGGCCATGACCATGGCCGACAAGATCGTGGTGATGCATGACGGCATCGTGGAGCAGATCGGAGCGCCGCTCGAGCTCTACGACCGCCCGGCCAACCTGTTCGTCGCCGGCTTCATCGGTTCGCCGTCCATGAACTTCCTGAAGGGCCGTCTTCAGGGAGGGCGCTTCATCTCGGAGAACGGCACGTCCCTGCCGGTCGCGAATGCGCCGGCCGCCTCCGACGGCAAGCCGGTCATCTACGGTGTGCGACCGGAGCACTTCATCCTGGACGAGGCGAACGGCCTGCCGGCCGAAGTGGCAGTGGTCGAGCCGACTGGATCGGAGACGCAGGTTTTCGCCAAGTTCGGCGGCGCGGACGTGGTCGGCGTGTTCCGCGAACGCGTCGACGCGCAGCCCGGCCAGCAGATCCGCGTCACCCCCGACCCGAGGCTCGTCCACCTCTTCGACGAGCAGACCGGCAAGCGCCTCTGA